The proteins below come from a single Campylobacter sp. CCUG 57310 genomic window:
- a CDS encoding YceI family protein: protein MGKIIKFLLPFAVLAGLLNAADYEIDPAHSNIGFSAKHLKITKVHGNFTTYQSKISYDKFTNRLTKLEADIEAKSVNTQNQKRDAHLVEEVFFYAEKFPKIKFKMIRFEKKSETKGKIYGNITIRDITKPIELDFEYGGENKDRHGVEKIGLNIEGSLLRSDFNIGEKYPDSLISNKIEIKIDIEAMLK, encoded by the coding sequence ATGGGAAAAATAATAAAATTTTTGTTGCCTTTTGCCGTTTTGGCAGGACTTTTAAATGCGGCGGATTATGAGATAGATCCCGCTCATAGCAATATAGGATTTTCGGCAAAACACCTTAAGATAACTAAGGTTCACGGAAATTTCACAACATATCAAAGTAAAATTAGTTACGACAAATTTACAAACCGCTTAACCAAGCTTGAAGCAGATATCGAAGCAAAGTCCGTAAATACGCAAAATCAAAAGCGCGACGCACATCTTGTAGAGGAGGTTTTCTTCTATGCGGAGAAATTTCCTAAGATAAAATTTAAAATGATAAGATTTGAGAAGAAAAGCGAAACCAAGGGCAAAATTTACGGCAATATCACCATAAGAGATATCACAAAACCTATAGAGCTTGACTTTGAATACGGCGGTGAAAACAAAGATAGGCATGGCGTAGAAAAAATCGGCCTTAACATAGAAGGAAGCTTACTTAGAAGCGATTTCAATATAGGCGAAAAGTACCCCGACTCGCTCATATCAAATAAAATAGAGATAAAAATCGACATAGAGGCTATGCTTAAATAG
- a CDS encoding [Fe-Fe] hydrogenase large subunit C-terminal domain-containing protein: MLSVYKINTFPPSANSRGGEAEFEGTYRKGELRGIITINQDNCVGCDTCRSFCPTDAIEGSLGIAHRIDQNLCVACGQCLINCPFAVIEQMSFVDEVMAKLEDKKTFVVAHPSPAVRVSLAEEFGGKPGELTINKMYNALEMAGFNMYDVNFAADHTILEEGTELIKKIKYWLLGERSADLEHVSHHPFPHFTSCCPAWVRNAEIFHPELIPHISGAKSPIQMGGPLAKTWAAKFVWNKDPRDIYVATVTPCTAKIYEASRPEFNSAYQYLKETGEIPADTKSFPDIDATLTARDIAEIFRKKGINPLEMSDEYPEKTMNVYTGAGTIFGNSGGVMEAALRTAYFLLSGQELRDPELTPVRGYDKDLTEAVIPIPLKDYGGKTLELKVAVVNGASRNLGTILKHITKDSNRYHFIEVMNCPGGCVNGGGQPVHAMGTSWLHPLLPLPLKA; this comes from the coding sequence ATGCTGAGTGTTTATAAGATAAATACCTTCCCGCCGTCTGCAAATTCAAGAGGCGGTGAGGCTGAATTTGAAGGCACTTATCGCAAAGGCGAACTTAGAGGTATCATAACGATAAATCAAGATAATTGCGTCGGATGCGACACCTGTCGCTCTTTCTGTCCAACGGATGCGATAGAAGGCTCGTTAGGCATCGCACACAGGATAGATCAAAATTTATGCGTAGCCTGTGGGCAGTGCCTCATCAACTGTCCGTTTGCCGTTATCGAGCAGATGAGCTTTGTCGATGAGGTTATGGCTAAACTTGAGGACAAAAAGACCTTTGTCGTAGCGCACCCTTCTCCTGCCGTTCGTGTCTCTTTGGCTGAAGAATTTGGCGGAAAACCGGGCGAACTAACGATAAATAAGATGTATAACGCTCTTGAGATGGCGGGCTTTAATATGTACGACGTAAATTTCGCCGCCGATCACACTATACTTGAAGAGGGAACCGAGCTAATCAAAAAGATCAAATACTGGTTACTTGGCGAGCGAAGCGCTGATTTAGAGCACGTTTCGCACCACCCTTTTCCGCACTTTACAAGCTGTTGTCCGGCTTGGGTTAGAAATGCTGAAATTTTCCATCCCGAGCTCATACCTCACATCTCAGGTGCAAAATCGCCTATCCAAATGGGCGGACCGCTTGCTAAAACATGGGCGGCTAAATTTGTCTGGAACAAAGACCCGCGCGATATCTACGTAGCGACCGTTACACCATGTACGGCTAAAATTTACGAAGCAAGCAGACCTGAGTTTAACTCGGCTTACCAGTATCTAAAAGAGACAGGCGAAATTCCTGCTGATACAAAGAGCTTCCCTGATATAGACGCAACTCTTACGGCTCGCGATATAGCTGAAATTTTCCGTAAAAAGGGCATAAATCCGCTTGAAATGAGCGATGAATATCCGGAAAAAACAATGAACGTATATACAGGCGCAGGAACGATATTCGGCAACAGCGGAGGCGTTATGGAGGCTGCACTTAGAACGGCTTATTTCTTACTATCGGGACAAGAGCTAAGAGATCCTGAGCTAACCCCTGTAAGAGGGTATGATAAAGACTTAACCGAAGCCGTTATACCTATCCCTTTAAAGGACTACGGCGGCAAGACGCTCGAGCTTAAAGTAGCGGTAGTAAACGGCGCTTCAAGAAACCTCGGTACGATACTAAAACATATCACGAAAGATTCTAACAGATATCACTTTATCGAGGTTATGAACTGCCCTGGAGGCTGCGTAAACGGCGGCGGTCAGCCGGTTCACGCTATGGGAACGTCGTGGCTTCATCCATTGCTTCCTCTACCTCTAAAAGCATAA
- a CDS encoding uracil-xanthine permease family protein: MQKYEGYKFRLKDSLIGVQFLFVAFGALVLVPILTGLDTSVALFTAGIGTLLFQVVTRKNVPPIFLASSFAFIAPITFSIEKWGLSATMGGLFAAGIFYVVLSFIVRYRGEGFLHKLLPPVVVGPVIVTIGLILAPAAVNMAMGKGNEALYGQNTAMSIAFLSLLATILVMMFGKGMMRLIPILCGIVVGYAASYFAGIVDFAPIAKASWFAVPNFTTPSFNFDAIIYMVPIAIAPAIEHIGDMLAISNVTKENFLKNPGLKNTLLGDGLATSAASLFGGPPNTTYSEVTGAVSITKAYNPAIMTFAAITAILLAFIDKLGAVLATIPTPVVGGIMLLLFGIIASVGIETLIKHEVDLAEPRNMIIVALIFVCAIGGMVLDFGVVSFSGVGLGALVGIVLNLLLPKTKHYEGF; encoded by the coding sequence ATGCAAAAATACGAAGGGTATAAATTTAGGTTAAAAGATAGCCTTATAGGCGTTCAGTTTTTATTTGTGGCGTTTGGTGCGCTGGTTTTAGTGCCGATTTTAACAGGGCTTGATACGAGCGTGGCGCTATTTACGGCAGGTATCGGAACTCTTTTGTTTCAGGTTGTTACTCGCAAAAACGTTCCGCCGATATTTTTGGCAAGCAGCTTTGCCTTCATAGCTCCTATAACTTTTAGTATCGAGAAGTGGGGACTCTCTGCTACGATGGGCGGGCTTTTTGCCGCAGGGATTTTTTATGTAGTGCTTAGCTTTATCGTTCGCTACCGAGGCGAGGGCTTTTTGCACAAATTACTTCCGCCTGTGGTTGTTGGGCCTGTGATAGTTACTATCGGACTTATTTTGGCTCCCGCTGCGGTAAATATGGCGATGGGTAAAGGAAACGAGGCCCTTTACGGCCAAAACACGGCGATGAGCATAGCCTTTTTGTCCTTGCTTGCTACGATTTTGGTTATGATGTTTGGCAAGGGAATGATGCGACTTATACCGATTCTTTGCGGTATAGTGGTTGGTTATGCGGCTTCTTATTTTGCAGGCATTGTTGATTTTGCACCGATTGCAAAGGCGAGTTGGTTTGCGGTGCCAAATTTCACTACGCCTAGCTTTAACTTTGACGCTATCATCTATATGGTGCCTATAGCTATCGCGCCTGCTATCGAGCACATCGGCGATATGCTAGCTATCAGTAACGTTACTAAAGAGAATTTCTTAAAAAATCCGGGGCTTAAAAACACCCTTTTAGGAGACGGGCTTGCTACTTCTGCGGCTTCGCTTTTCGGCGGTCCGCCAAATACGACTTACTCCGAGGTTACGGGTGCGGTAAGTATCACTAAGGCATATAATCCTGCGATCATGACTTTTGCTGCGATTACGGCGATCTTGCTTGCATTTATCGATAAGCTTGGAGCCGTGCTTGCTACGATTCCGACTCCTGTTGTGGGCGGTATCATGCTGCTTTTATTTGGTATTATCGCTTCTGTCGGTATAGAAACACTTATAAAGCACGAAGTTGATCTTGCCGAGCCAAGGAATATGATCATCGTAGCGCTTATCTTTGTTTGTGCGATAGGCGGCATGGTGCTTGACTTTGGCGTGGTTAGCTTTTCGGGTGTGGGTCTTGGTGCGCTAGTTGGTATCGTGCTAAATTTACTACTACCAAAAACCAAGCATTACGAGGGCTTTTAG
- a CDS encoding phospholipase A has protein sequence MRKILIIALMSASLFAQSAQELYDMAQEFESKGDTANAMKFYKLSAERSFIKANGEQLEKSIIAPSQTIADATTEERKIAATNEPLKIYESEAPYDIDEILGIKMHHLNYLLPATTAFKDIEGRKKFETNFQLSIQKPLFHDVFDMNETISFGYSQSSWWQTAKSSTPFRETNYRPEIFVTFPTKFEFLPQLDYVRAGLLHESNGQGGEKSRSWNRIYASAKFYAGKFIIIPRGWVRLPDPDGKDDNPGITKYIGVADVNIAFPYRGHILTLMLRNNLRLDSTNKGAAEAGWLFPFGNSGVYGYVKYFSGYGESLIDYNRHTNKIGIGFALLK, from the coding sequence ATGAGAAAAATTTTAATCATAGCGCTTATGTCCGCAAGCTTGTTTGCTCAAAGCGCACAAGAACTTTACGACATGGCTCAGGAATTTGAAAGCAAGGGCGACACAGCAAATGCAATGAAATTTTACAAACTCTCAGCCGAGCGTTCGTTTATCAAGGCTAACGGCGAACAGCTTGAAAAAAGCATCATAGCGCCATCTCAAACGATCGCGGACGCTACTACAGAAGAAAGAAAGATTGCGGCAACCAACGAGCCTCTTAAAATATACGAGAGCGAAGCGCCTTATGACATAGATGAAATTTTAGGCATCAAAATGCACCATCTTAACTACCTTTTGCCTGCGACTACGGCGTTTAAGGATATAGAAGGCAGAAAGAAATTTGAGACAAATTTCCAGCTTAGTATCCAAAAGCCGCTCTTTCATGATGTTTTTGATATGAACGAAACCATCTCGTTTGGCTACTCGCAAAGCTCGTGGTGGCAGACGGCAAAGAGCTCAACGCCGTTTAGAGAAACCAACTACCGACCTGAAATTTTCGTAACGTTTCCTACGAAATTTGAATTTTTACCTCAGCTTGACTACGTGCGGGCTGGGCTTTTACACGAGAGTAACGGACAAGGCGGCGAAAAATCACGCTCATGGAATAGAATTTACGCAAGCGCCAAATTTTACGCAGGTAAATTTATAATCATACCGCGAGGCTGGGTGAGACTGCCTGATCCTGACGGCAAAGACGATAATCCTGGCATAACAAAATATATAGGCGTGGCGGACGTAAATATAGCGTTTCCTTACCGCGGGCACATACTAACTCTTATGCTTCGCAACAACCTGCGTCTTGATAGCACAAACAAAGGTGCTGCCGAAGCAGGATGGCTATTTCCGTTTGGAAACAGCGGAGTTTATGGATATGTGAAATATTTCAGCGGATACGGCGAGAGCTTGATTGACTACAACAGACACACAAATAAAATCGGAATCGGATTTGCATTACTGAAATAA
- the dxr gene encoding 1-deoxy-D-xylulose-5-phosphate reductoisomerase, with translation MVVLGSTGSIGKTSLNLAHKFNIGIEAISCNSNYELLNEQILKFNPKFVCINDENLAKFVKHKQVFTGEQGILDMLEACKSKLVINSLVGFAGLAPSVKIQNLGKKLALANKESLVVGGKFLNAKEINPIDSEHFGLKFLLENKTPAGSLIITASGGAFYKTPIKALKNVTAKDALKHPNWDMGAKITIDSATMANKLFEVLEAFWLFGTDRLDALIEPTSMIHALVAFKDGSTMAHLSRTDMSLAIAHAVLGDLNASNADQKNKKFSQNITANLDLLALKNIKFHKINLNKYPIFSLKDELLANPDLGVIVNAANEIGVFKFLKNECEFLEISRVVLKSVKEFGNTKIASLNELFEIDKEVRIWASKEIKERV, from the coding sequence GTGGTAGTTCTAGGCTCAACCGGCTCCATAGGCAAAACCAGCTTAAATTTAGCTCATAAATTTAATATCGGCATTGAGGCTATTAGCTGCAACTCAAACTACGAGCTTTTAAACGAGCAAATTTTAAAATTTAATCCCAAATTTGTCTGTATAAACGACGAAAATTTGGCTAAATTCGTTAAGCATAAGCAGGTTTTTACAGGAGAACAGGGTATTTTAGATATGCTTGAAGCTTGCAAGTCTAAGCTTGTGATAAACTCTCTTGTGGGTTTTGCGGGGCTTGCTCCAAGCGTGAAAATCCAAAATTTAGGCAAAAAACTAGCATTAGCCAATAAAGAAAGCCTTGTAGTGGGCGGTAAATTTCTAAATGCAAAAGAGATAAATCCGATAGATAGCGAGCATTTTGGACTGAAATTTCTACTTGAAAACAAAACGCCCGCAGGTAGCCTCATCATAACCGCAAGCGGCGGAGCTTTTTACAAAACTCCTATCAAAGCGCTAAAAAACGTAACGGCAAAAGATGCTCTAAAGCACCCAAACTGGGATATGGGCGCTAAGATAACCATAGATAGCGCGACGATGGCAAACAAGCTTTTTGAGGTTTTAGAAGCGTTTTGGCTCTTTGGCACAGATAGGCTAGATGCCTTAATAGAGCCTACGTCGATGATTCATGCGCTTGTAGCCTTTAAAGACGGCTCAACTATGGCTCATCTTTCAAGAACCGATATGAGTTTAGCGATTGCGCATGCTGTTTTGGGTGATTTAAACGCGTCAAATGCAGATCAAAAAAATAAAAAATTCAGTCAAAACATAACTGCGAATTTAGATCTGCTCGCGCTTAAAAACATAAAATTTCATAAGATAAATTTAAACAAATATCCGATTTTTTCGCTTAAAGACGAGCTTTTGGCAAATCCTGATTTAGGAGTTATCGTAAATGCGGCAAATGAGATCGGAGTATTTAAATTTCTAAAAAACGAATGCGAATTTTTAGAAATTTCAAGAGTGGTTTTAAAAAGCGTTAAAGAGTTTGGAAATACTAAGATTGCAAGCCTTAACGAGCTTTTTGAGATAGATAAAGAAGTAAGAATTTGGGCTAGCAAAGAGATAAAAGAAAGGGTGTGA
- a CDS encoding glycerate kinase: MRVLVAIDSFKGSLSSFEAGNAVKEGIKAFCDEVIVKPIADGGEGSVEALADALGGEFIEAIVQNPLGEKIPARYAIAGELGILEMASASGLTLIEKERRNPNKTSTYGFGQMIVHAINKGARKFIIGIGGSATNDAGTGMLSALGYEFYDEFGNLLEGIGENLIKITKISEKNVMPELKECEFLIACDVDNPLFGKNGAAYVYGPQKGADEKMVKELDAGLISFASATSEHFSSEFWNFKGAGAAGGLGFGFVSYLNAKLKPGIDIITEEIRLEDEIRKADLVITGEGRLDFQSSMGKTPTGVAKIAKKYNKPVVALAGCVTECAANCNESGIDAFFSILNAPLSLEEAMDKETATKNITRVSEQVMRLYRL; this comes from the coding sequence ATGAGAGTTTTAGTAGCTATTGATTCTTTTAAGGGTTCGCTAAGCTCGTTTGAGGCGGGCAATGCCGTAAAAGAGGGTATTAAAGCGTTTTGCGACGAGGTTATCGTTAAACCCATAGCAGACGGCGGCGAGGGTAGCGTGGAGGCTTTAGCCGATGCTCTTGGCGGCGAATTTATAGAAGCTATCGTGCAAAATCCGCTTGGCGAAAAAATCCCCGCAAGATACGCTATCGCAGGCGAGCTTGGAATTTTGGAGATGGCAAGCGCCAGCGGGCTAACTCTCATAGAAAAAGAGCGCAGAAATCCTAACAAAACAAGCACTTACGGCTTTGGTCAGATGATAGTGCATGCGATAAACAAGGGTGCGAGAAAATTCATCATAGGTATCGGCGGAAGCGCTACGAATGACGCGGGTACGGGCATGCTAAGCGCGCTTGGATATGAATTTTATGACGAATTTGGAAATTTACTTGAAGGCATAGGCGAAAATTTGATTAAAATAACTAAAATTTCTGAAAAAAACGTTATGCCGGAGCTTAAGGAGTGTGAATTTCTTATAGCATGTGATGTGGACAATCCTTTGTTTGGTAAAAACGGAGCGGCTTATGTTTATGGACCTCAAAAGGGGGCTGATGAGAAGATGGTAAAGGAGCTTGACGCGGGACTTATCAGCTTTGCAAGCGCTACGAGCGAGCATTTTTCAAGCGAATTTTGGAATTTTAAAGGCGCTGGAGCAGCGGGCGGACTTGGGTTTGGGTTCGTAAGCTACTTAAACGCCAAATTAAAGCCGGGAATTGACATCATAACGGAAGAAATTCGCCTTGAAGATGAGATTAGAAAGGCTGATTTGGTTATAACAGGCGAGGGTAGGCTTGATTTTCAAAGTTCGATGGGCAAGACGCCTACAGGAGTTGCAAAGATAGCGAAAAAATACAATAAGCCCGTAGTAGCACTTGCAGGATGTGTGACGGAGTGTGCGGCAAACTGCAACGAAAGCGGCATCGATGCGTTTTTTAGTATATTAAATGCGCCCTTAAGTCTTGAAGAGGCTATGGATAAAGAAACCGCAACAAAAAATATAACACGAGTTAGCGAGCAGGTTATGAGGCTTTATAGGCTTTAA
- a CDS encoding phosphatidate cytidylyltransferase, producing MKTRVITGVIMFLAILIVFLIDSHLLNFAVLGAVLFISFIESERLYGIHEKSLVLIAMIFYLLTPFSNPVFIALLAVLLVLSVLVHFKSENLKSVLPFLYPMTPIFLIWMLYDTYGIGYLAWMIFIVIACDSGAYFIGKRFGKHSFSPTSPNKTWQGVIGGICAASVAGSVFGYIITEAFFHSLLTSFFVGAFSVWGDLFESYLKRKAGVKDSGDLFPGHGGMLDRIDGYLFGVVAMLWMLSW from the coding sequence ATGAAAACACGAGTAATTACCGGCGTTATAATGTTTTTGGCTATTTTGATAGTATTTCTTATCGATAGCCATCTGCTAAATTTCGCTGTTTTGGGCGCTGTTTTATTTATCTCGTTCATAGAAAGCGAGAGATTATACGGAATTCACGAGAAGTCATTAGTGCTTATCGCTATGATTTTTTATCTTCTAACACCTTTTTCAAATCCTGTTTTTATAGCGCTTTTGGCGGTATTGCTCGTTTTAAGCGTGCTTGTTCATTTTAAAAGCGAAAATTTAAAATCCGTCTTGCCGTTTTTATACCCGATGACTCCGATATTTCTTATCTGGATGCTTTATGATACATACGGTATAGGATATCTGGCGTGGATGATATTTATAGTTATAGCTTGCGATAGCGGGGCATATTTCATCGGAAAGCGCTTTGGCAAGCACTCCTTTAGCCCGACTTCGCCTAATAAAACTTGGCAAGGAGTAATCGGTGGCATATGCGCTGCAAGCGTTGCCGGAAGCGTGTTTGGCTACATAATAACCGAAGCCTTTTTTCATAGCTTGCTTACAAGCTTCTTTGTGGGCGCTTTTAGTGTTTGGGGCGATCTGTTTGAGAGCTATTTAAAGCGCAAAGCGGGAGTTAAAGATAGCGGCGATCTGTTTCCTGGTCACGGAGGCATGCTTGATAGGATAGACGGGTATCTGTTTGGCGTAGTTGCGATGCTTTGGATGCTTTCGTGGTAG
- the leuC gene encoding 3-isopropylmalate dehydratase large subunit produces the protein MKQTITEKIFSSHVGREVFANEIIECDIDMVIGNDITTPISIKQFERSGATKLANPDGFSIVMDHYIPAKDILSANQAKISRDFAYKHDLKHYFDEKDMGIEHALLPEKGLVVPGDVIIGADSHTCTHGALGAFSTGMGSTDLAYAMITGKNWFKVPPTIKVVFKGKLGEHIYGKDLILEIIRQIGVDGALYKALEFSGETIEALDMDSRFSMCNMAIEAGGKSGIIAVDDITKEFLKDKNLRCEPKFFYSDEGAKYEQILEIDVTNLDPVIAYPFLPSNGKSVREAVKDDLAVNQVFIGSCTNGRLSDLRIAAKLLKGRKVARKTRLIITPATQKIALAAQKEGLMDIFVEAGAVVSNPTCGACLGGYMGILGAGERCVATTNRNFVGRMGDRTSEIYLANSAVAVASAIAGKIADPRDL, from the coding sequence ATGAAACAGACAATAACCGAAAAGATATTCTCAAGCCACGTAGGACGCGAAGTTTTTGCAAACGAGATAATAGAGTGCGATATAGACATGGTAATCGGCAACGACATCACGACTCCGATTTCTATAAAGCAGTTTGAGCGAAGCGGTGCGACAAAACTTGCAAATCCTGACGGATTTTCAATCGTAATGGATCACTACATCCCCGCTAAAGACATCCTAAGCGCAAATCAAGCCAAAATTTCGCGCGACTTTGCCTACAAGCACGATTTAAAGCACTATTTTGACGAAAAAGACATGGGTATCGAGCATGCGCTTTTGCCCGAAAAAGGACTTGTAGTCCCGGGAGACGTGATAATAGGCGCTGACTCTCACACCTGTACCCACGGCGCGCTTGGAGCATTCTCAACTGGCATGGGCTCAACCGATCTTGCGTATGCGATGATAACGGGCAAAAACTGGTTTAAGGTACCGCCTACGATCAAAGTCGTATTTAAAGGCAAACTTGGCGAGCATATTTACGGCAAGGACTTGATCTTAGAGATCATAAGGCAAATCGGAGTTGACGGTGCTCTTTATAAAGCGCTTGAATTTAGCGGAGAGACGATAGAAGCGCTTGACATGGACTCAAGATTTTCTATGTGCAATATGGCGATAGAAGCGGGTGGAAAAAGCGGAATCATCGCGGTAGATGATATAACAAAAGAATTTTTAAAAGATAAAAATTTACGCTGCGAACCGAAATTTTTCTACTCCGACGAGGGCGCAAAGTATGAGCAAATTTTAGAAATAGACGTTACAAATTTAGATCCCGTCATAGCCTATCCGTTTTTACCAAGCAACGGCAAGAGCGTAAGAGAGGCGGTCAAAGACGATCTGGCGGTCAATCAGGTATTTATCGGATCTTGCACGAATGGGCGCTTAAGCGATCTTAGAATCGCCGCAAAACTTCTAAAAGGAAGAAAAGTAGCGCGCAAAACTCGCCTTATCATCACGCCAGCAACTCAAAAAATCGCCCTTGCCGCGCAAAAAGAGGGGCTCATGGATATATTTGTGGAAGCGGGCGCAGTAGTGAGTAACCCGACTTGTGGAGCCTGTCTTGGCGGATATATGGGAATTTTAGGCGCGGGCGAAAGGTGCGTAGCAACTACGAACAGAAATTTCGTAGGGCGAATGGGCGATAGAACAAGCGAAATTTACCTTGCTAATTCAGCCGTAGCCGTAGCAAGCGCAATAGCGGGCAAGATAGCCGATCCTAGGGATTTGTAA
- a CDS encoding molybdenum cofactor guanylyltransferase — MKNCVILAGGKSSRMGQDKTLMPFGNFATLTHFQVDKFSQIFDNVFVSSKFEKFDPPLRLIKDKVTDDFSPMLALASILSNFKDESVFIIPADMPFVRAKTIEELFKFTKEFDIVIPQDDNHTHSLCGFFNSNLADKAKEFYEKGEHKIGLLHSVCKCKKVKFEDEKEFFNINYFSDYEVAIKVKI; from the coding sequence ATGAAAAATTGCGTTATCTTAGCAGGAGGCAAAAGCTCGCGCATGGGGCAGGATAAGACTCTCATGCCGTTTGGAAATTTTGCCACGCTTACGCACTTTCAAGTGGATAAATTTAGCCAAATTTTTGATAACGTATTTGTAAGCTCGAAATTTGAGAAATTTGATCCGCCGTTAAGACTCATCAAAGACAAAGTTACGGACGATTTTTCGCCGATGTTGGCGTTAGCGAGCATTTTGTCAAATTTCAAAGACGAAAGCGTTTTTATCATCCCTGCGGATATGCCCTTCGTTAGAGCAAAAACGATAGAAGAACTTTTTAAATTTACGAAAGAATTTGATATAGTTATCCCGCAAGATGACAATCACACACACTCGCTGTGCGGATTTTTTAACTCAAATTTGGCAGATAAAGCAAAAGAATTTTACGAAAAAGGCGAGCATAAGATCGGGCTTTTACACTCGGTTTGCAAATGTAAAAAAGTAAAATTTGAAGATGAAAAAGAGTTTTTTAATATAAATTATTTTAGCGACTACGAAGTTGCGATAAAGGTAAAAATATGA
- a CDS encoding NFACT RNA binding domain-containing protein encodes MKYAVLKQIQKFLSEFRKITSVKRVQDMVILICFDGKFELFFDLSKSASSIYTNDEFIAIKEYKAPFDVALKKRFNNSKILSAEVLNGNRILKFCCVQEGSYKSSKSNLYLEFTGRFTNAVITDENDVIIEALRHIENSFRRIKPSKKLIRLEPIEIKEKPVGEISDFKKFFKEEFLKLNEKNLSDLKEVKTNQILKKLHSLEENLNSLEKEDELSRQSEILSANATVLLANLHSLKEFQRDIKLSGFNGEILNLKLDDSPKNSANLFFAKAKRLKQKAIGVINERANLNEKKEFYLNLLNLIKNAKSTSELEILYPKRAKNIKQKEQISDNIDIFYINDYKILVGRNEKGNVNLLKNAKKDDIWMHLKDIASSHVIIKTSKNLPSEDVLKFAAKLCMEFSVKGAGRYEVHYTKRANVRVNDGAHVNYTDYKTIIIQKEQGG; translated from the coding sequence ATGAAATACGCAGTTTTAAAGCAGATACAAAAGTTTTTATCCGAATTTAGAAAAATCACATCCGTTAAACGCGTCCAAGATATGGTGATCTTGATTTGCTTTGATGGTAAATTTGAGCTGTTTTTTGATCTTTCAAAATCAGCTTCATCTATCTACACAAACGATGAATTTATAGCGATTAAGGAGTATAAAGCTCCTTTTGACGTGGCGTTAAAAAAGCGGTTTAACAACTCTAAAATTTTAAGCGCCGAGGTTCTTAACGGCAATAGAATTTTAAAATTTTGCTGTGTTCAGGAGGGCTCTTATAAAAGCAGCAAAAGCAACCTCTATCTTGAATTTACAGGTAGATTTACAAACGCCGTTATAACCGATGAAAACGATGTGATAATCGAAGCTTTAAGGCATATTGAAAATAGTTTTAGAAGGATCAAACCGTCTAAAAAATTAATCCGGCTTGAGCCCATAGAGATAAAAGAAAAGCCCGTCGGCGAAATTTCGGATTTTAAGAAGTTTTTTAAAGAGGAATTTTTAAAGTTAAATGAGAAAAATTTAAGCGACTTAAAAGAGGTAAAAACAAATCAAATTTTAAAAAAATTACACTCGCTTGAGGAGAATTTAAACTCTCTTGAGAAAGAGGACGAGCTAAGCAGACAAAGTGAAATTTTAAGCGCAAACGCAACCGTTTTGCTTGCAAATTTGCATAGCTTGAAAGAATTTCAACGAGATATAAAACTAAGCGGTTTTAATGGCGAAATTTTAAATTTAAAGCTTGATGATAGCCCTAAAAATAGTGCAAATTTATTTTTCGCTAAAGCAAAAAGACTCAAGCAAAAAGCAATCGGCGTCATAAACGAAAGAGCAAATTTGAATGAAAAAAAGGAGTTTTATCTAAATTTGCTAAATTTGATCAAAAACGCAAAGAGCACAAGCGAGCTTGAAATTTTATACCCTAAACGAGCTAAAAATATAAAGCAAAAAGAGCAGATAAGCGACAATATCGATATTTTTTATATAAACGATTATAAAATTTTAGTCGGTAGAAACGAAAAAGGTAACGTAAATTTGCTCAAAAACGCAAAAAAGGACGATATTTGGATGCATTTAAAAGATATTGCATCATCTCATGTTATTATTAAAACGTCTAAGAATTTGCCCAGCGAAGATGTGCTTAAGTTTGCCGCCAAACTTTGCATGGAATTTAGCGTAAAGGGTGCTGGCAGATATGAGGTTCATTACACAAAGCGCGCAAATGTCAGAGTAAATGACGGAGCGCATGTAAATTATACGGATTATAAGACGATAATAATACAAAAGGAGCAAGGGGGATAA